A genome region from Hippopotamus amphibius kiboko isolate mHipAmp2 chromosome 1, mHipAmp2.hap2, whole genome shotgun sequence includes the following:
- the LOC130829743 gene encoding SAP domain-containing ribonucleoprotein-like: MATETVELHKLKLAELKQECLARGLETKGIKQDLINRLQAYLEEHAEEEANEEDVLGDETEEEEPKPTELPVKEEEPPEKTVDVAAEKKVVKIISEIPQT; encoded by the coding sequence ATGGCGACGGAGACGGTGGAGCTCCATAAGCTGAAGCTTGCTGAACTGAAGCAGGAGTGTCTTGCTCGTGGTTTGGAGACCAAGGGAATAAAACAGGATCTCATCAACAGGCTCCAGGCATATCTTGAAGAGCATGCTGAAGAGGAGGCAAATGAAGAAGATGTACTGGGAGATgaaacagaggaagaagaacCGAAGCCCACAGAACTGCCTGTCAAAGAGGAAGAACCTCCTGAAAAAACTGTTGATgtggcagcagagaaaaaagtagtaaaaattatATCTGAAATACCACAGACTTAG